The Parambassis ranga chromosome 1, fParRan2.1, whole genome shotgun sequence genome includes a region encoding these proteins:
- the LOC114434615 gene encoding zinc finger protein 271-like: protein MDEKTVKVEEELIKQELSLEPLPEPLLIILSPPPSFLPVHGKPSILWPKWLKSFEHYIKALGEKELIDYTKCLLLKNCLGPEGENILTTLIPNESTYSAAISALTAYFSCDQTTQMHRLKFHQRAQMPGETLHQFVLALEELLSPCNYGHLHDKLILEQLIEKTNYPQLRERLLLVRDTLTLETALVIGNEVESVLNEPHLFKIHEVCVDIGDDLDPPVQKKAKRGRPRRGEERKETKPLKVKTSTTRKGRPHKNSKQQHKKNVQDKQSYHVTQDLKNQHSTSQHVCTTCGKTLGSSEGLENQKRTHKSHVLTCAECAEKSTKVVKKRGRPRRGEERAKVKPCFKKTPQRHKDNYYYSNDKQYYSDGESKSASQVNRADNITCDDEEASSSSRGWEDGASNGVSDDTEASSSKTSDDNDEEFVPASINLKGPCCPLCDNRRFRDASKLARHMRTHTKEKPFTCSLCDTTFSQSYHMTRHMKNQHGVGQHICRTCGKGLGSSEELEKHKKTHMTEVEEFTDVGTLSHHTLSHVKHQSDKKVQRSQPNDGLEVKTEEMSSGNISSNNGDSQDKECDANVSSSEATSQDGGRKKEVDPASNTNGHFCPVCVGRRFRGANKLARHMRTHTKEKPFSCRVCAKTFSQSYHMTRHVRNQHGLSNHICSKCGTTFSTWLELKAHRKTHAEDLTCLVCDEQFMEKSAFASHLKTHKRVRSSPRSLTCSYCGKVFGRMYHLKRHIVTHRKTANAECYTCPDCQKDFAFPEDLNKHLEIHEKENNGTCPKCDETFGSPEELEKHMEAHRKSYSCSICGKKFKVEYALKKHVHSHQNGHYYCSLCSKHILKLSHYKRHMMVHRRRESRCPHCDTVFLQLTALKYHLRTHIEERPYQCTICIETFVEKEDLEQHCLKHRKLRKERPYSCTRCDYAFCTLMELTEHMSSHEGEQPLVCSDCGKTFLNKNKLEKHLSIHTGERPHLCSICGNGFPSSASLRLHSQIHTGEKPFKCSQCTKTFSSSSGLRLHSRQHMEVRPSYKCPECGRTYGRMTELKMHQRYHTGDKPYACTCCSKRFISKDKLNVHMRIHTGERPYSCPHCGQTFTQTGDRNRHISKYH, encoded by the coding sequence ATGGATGAAAAAACTGTGAAAGTGGAAGAGGAGCTGATAAAACAGGAGCTCTCCTTGGAGCCACTCCCAGAACCGCTGCTGATAATCCTGTCCCCACCTCCATCTTTCTTACCTGTCCATGGTAAACCCAGCATCCTTTGGCCTAAATGGCTTAAATCCTTTGAACACTATATTAAAGCACTTGGTGAAAAAGAGCTGATTGACTACACTAAATGTTTACTCCTAAAAAACTGCCTTGGCCCAGAGGGGGAGAATATCCTCACCACACTGATCCCGAATGAAAGCACGTACTCGGCAGCCATCTCAGCGCTGACTGCTTACTTCAGCTGTGATCAGACCACTCAGATGCACCGCCTTAAATTCCACCAAAGGGCTCAGATGCCTGGAGAAACTTTACATCAGTTTGTCTTAGCATTGGAAGAACTGCTGAGTCCTTGTAACTATGGACACTTACATGACAAACTTATCCTAGAACAGCTGATCGAGAAGACAAACTACCCACAACtcagagagaggctgctgctaGTTAGGGACACTTTAACCTTGGAGACAGCATTGGTTATTGGTAACGAGGTGGAATCTGTTTTAAATGAGCCCCATCTGTTTAAAATTCATGAGGTCTGTGTGGATATCGGAGACGATTTAGACCCCCCTGTTCAGAAGAAGGCCAAGCGTGGAAGGCCTCGGCGTggtgaggaaagaaaagaaacaaaaccacTTAAGGTTAAAACCTCAACAACACGCAAAGGTCGCCCCCACAAAAACAGCAAGCAACAGCACAAGAAGAATGTTCAAGATAAGCAGTCGTACCACGTGACCCAAGACCTCAAGAACCAGCACAGTACAAGCCAACATGTCTGCACTACCTGTGGGAAAACCTTAGGGAGCTCTGAGGGGTTAGAAAATCAGAAGAGGACGCACAAgtcacatgttctgacctgtgcGGAGTGTGCTGAAAAATCCACGAAAGTTgtgaaaaaaagagggaggccACGGCGTGGGGAGGAGAGGGCAAAAGTAAAgccatgctttaaaaaaaccccacaaagGCACAAAGATAACTACTACTACAGCAATGATAAGCAGTACTATAGTGACGGTGAGTCTAAGAGTGCTAGTCAGGTTAATCGGGCAGATAATATAACATGCGATGATGAAGaagcctcatcatcatcacgaGGATGGGAGGATGGAGCTAGCAATGGTGTCAGTGATGATACTGAAGCCTCATCATCAAAAACTAGTGATGACAATGATGAAGAGTTTGTCCCAGCTTCAATCAACCTGAAAGGCCCCTGCTGTCCCTTGTGCGACAACAGGCGCTTCAGAGATGCAAGCAAGCTTGCCAGACACATGCGGACGCACACAAAGGAGAAGCCGTTCACCTGCTCCCTCTGTGACACAACTTTCAGCCAGTCATACCACATGACCCGGCACATGAAGAACCAGCACGGTGTGGGACAACACATCTGCCGTACATGTGGCAAAGGCTTAGGGAGCTCTGAAGAATTGGAAAAACATAAGAAGACACACATGACAGAGGTAGAAGAATTCACTGATGTTGGAACATTATCTCATCACACCCTGTCACACGTTAAACACCAGTCTGACAAAAAGGTACAGAGATCACAGCCAAATGATGGTCTTGAAGTGAAAACTGAAGAAATGTCCAGCGGCAACATAAGCTCCAATAATGGTGACTCTCAGGATAAGGAATGtgatgctaatgttagcagcaGTGAGGCAACATCTCAAGATggaggcagaaagaaagaagttgATCCAGCGTCTAACACAAATGGTCATTtttgtcctgtttgtgttggcAGGCGCTTTAGGGGGGCAAACAAACTTGCCAGacacatgaggacacacacaaaggagaaaCCCTTCAGCTGCAGAGTCTGTGCTAAGACCTTCAGCCAGTCGTACCACATGACCCGACATGTGAGGAACCAACACGGCCTCAGCAACCACATCTGCTCCAAATGTGGGACAACCTTTAGTACCTGGCTGGAGCTGAAAGCGCACAGGAAGACTCATGCTGAAGACCTTACATGTCTTGTCTGTGATGAACAGTTCATGGAGAAGTCAGCCTTTGCAagtcatcttaaaacacacaagaggGTTCGCTCTAGCCCTCGGAGCCTCACCTGCAGCTACTGCGGCAAAGTGTTTGGCCGAATGTATCATTTGAAAAGGCACATAGTGACCCATCGCAAAACCGCAAACGCTGAGTGTTACACTTGCCCCGATTGCCAGAAGGACTTTGCCTTTCCAGAAGATCTCAACAAACACCTGGAGATTCATGAGAAGGAAAACAATGGGACGTGTCCCAAATGTGACGAAACCTTTGGCAGTCCAGAAGAACTGGAGAAACACATGGAGGCTCATCGGAAGTCTTACTCCTGCAGCATTTGTGGGAAGAAGTTTAAGGTGGAGTATGCACTGAAGAAGCATGTGCATAGTCACCAAAATGGACACTACTACTGTTCACTGTGCTCCAAACACATCCTCAAACTTTCTCACTATAAGAGGCACATGATGGTCCACAGGAGACGAGAGTCTAGATGTCCACACTGTGACACTGTCTTCCTACAGTTAACAGCTCTGAAGTATCATCTGCGGACTCATATTGAGGAAAGGCCATACCAGTGCACCATTTGTATTGAAACCTTTGTGGAGAAGGAAGATCTAGAGCAGCATTGCCTCAAACACAGGAAGCTCAGGAAGGAGCGGCCCTATTCATGCACTCGCTGTGATTATGCTTTCTGCACACTGATGGAGCTGACAGAGCACATGAGCTCACACGAGGGGGAGCAGCCGTTGGTCTGCTCCGACTGCGGCAAGACTTTCCTGAACAAGAACAAGCTGGAGAAGCACCTGTCCATCCACACAGGCGAGAGGCCTCACCTCTGCTCCATCTGTGGCAATGGCTTTCCCTCTTCTGCCAGCCTCAGGTTACACAGCCAGATCCACACTGGAGAGAAACCTTTCAAGTGTTCACAGTGCACTAAGACCTTCAGTTCATCCAGCGGCCTGCGCCTGCACAGCAGGCAGCACATGGAGGTACGGCCCAGCTATAAGTGCCCCGAGTGTGGCAGGACTTACGGCCGCATGACAGAGCTGAAGATGCACCAGCGTTACCACACGGGTGATAAACCATACGcatgcacctgctgcagcaagCGCTTTATCAGCAAAGACAAGCTGAACGTCCACATGCGGATACACACAGGGGAGAGGCCTTACTCTTGCCCCCACTGTGGACAGACATTTACACAGACCggggacagaaacagacacatcaGTAAATACCACTAG